A genomic window from Paucibacter sp. KCTC 42545 includes:
- a CDS encoding ATP-binding protein, with product MFHLQSLELLHWDYIQRVTMPLDGAIITIAGPNGSGKTTLLDAMRTLLGLECSGGRTYKTYARHANAETAWLRALVDNRPRGRQNSSRPFASSLLYADQVTLVCRIERHGGDWQRRYMMLDGVAEVEAVAEKGEKDWMGIEAWRRRLEAAGLTRAIGRVLALEQGQTDRLCELSPKELLRLVFEVFGDQEVLDRYDQARSHQQHLLKEVEQATHELSHTQAQLSDLSNRVTSYQQYQLRLRERERLATEVLPVLQWSEARQRTAQGLRELHRQRLFARADENTLAQRRADLLKLFESSAQAKTRLSEIEQERKQNRLAFDAAREAERPMELLAKREEELRTLAAVEADAQELAQRVQDLSGRQHSLRESFTRANDQSKKAQAALEALSGQRLPPPPVEVTRFRRALDDAGIHHHVLADCIDIADEAWRAAAEGMLRPSRWVVVLQNAKDEAHAFALASRERYRHYVVAEAESLPSSVPPDSLLAALKINAKLPAWLLRQLGAIRRVKDTEAGAKAGGEWITPDAYYRDGRGGRSLWVEPREFQFGVSALESRRKALESELARYDAELTRLAKEQAEVERQFKDAQRAAQGHKAAQELGERADEFAACRERLPALKQARIEAATRMSALEAEHDRALTQHTRSERDYESAQASLKASEDNVGRVQREHGARRAELAQAAKASKVARANFPASWVQAATVQALRDEFENAKQAEIAGRHVQAELDNGVWETDPQVQDRHARMSVAVLEQTAQLDDRRASNEMARIAAFNARERYIDVLRATVRRYKKNVQELGELAGVIAVAELPHLDNDDMVLAQAGLQVRFNFDGKGEVGLNDGEASGGQQVLKSLILLVGLMKDDDSAGGFVFIDEPFAHLDVRNIQLVGHFLRSTRAQYLLTTPITHNVEVFEPSEITLVTSKKARGERWAPPIAVLARRAEKSVYD from the coding sequence ATGTTTCACCTGCAATCTCTCGAACTGCTGCATTGGGACTACATCCAGCGCGTCACCATGCCGCTGGACGGCGCCATCATCACCATCGCCGGCCCGAACGGCTCGGGCAAGACCACGCTGCTGGATGCGATGCGTACCTTGCTGGGTCTGGAATGCTCGGGCGGGCGCACCTACAAAACCTATGCCCGCCACGCTAACGCCGAAACCGCTTGGCTGCGCGCCTTGGTGGACAACCGCCCGCGTGGGCGCCAGAACAGCTCGCGGCCCTTTGCCAGCTCGCTGCTGTATGCCGATCAGGTGACCCTGGTCTGCCGCATCGAGCGCCATGGCGGCGACTGGCAGCGCCGCTACATGATGCTGGACGGCGTGGCCGAGGTGGAGGCCGTGGCCGAGAAGGGCGAGAAAGACTGGATGGGCATCGAAGCCTGGCGCCGCCGCCTGGAAGCTGCCGGCCTGACCCGCGCCATCGGCCGCGTGCTGGCTCTGGAGCAGGGCCAGACCGACCGCCTGTGCGAGCTGAGCCCGAAGGAATTGCTGCGCCTGGTGTTCGAGGTGTTTGGCGACCAAGAAGTGCTGGACCGCTACGACCAAGCCCGCAGCCATCAGCAGCATCTGCTCAAGGAAGTGGAGCAGGCGACGCATGAGCTGTCGCATACGCAAGCGCAGCTGTCTGATTTATCTAACCGCGTCACCAGCTACCAGCAGTACCAGCTGCGCCTGCGCGAGCGCGAGCGCCTGGCCACCGAGGTGCTGCCGGTGCTGCAGTGGAGCGAAGCCCGCCAGCGCACCGCCCAGGGCCTGCGCGAGTTGCATCGCCAGCGCTTGTTCGCGCGCGCCGACGAGAACACGCTGGCGCAGCGCCGCGCCGATCTGCTCAAGCTGTTTGAAAGCTCGGCCCAGGCCAAGACACGCCTGAGCGAGATCGAGCAAGAGCGCAAGCAAAATCGCCTGGCCTTCGACGCCGCCCGCGAGGCCGAGCGGCCGATGGAACTGCTGGCCAAGCGCGAGGAAGAGCTGCGCACCCTGGCCGCCGTGGAAGCCGATGCGCAGGAGTTGGCCCAGCGCGTGCAGGACTTGAGCGGTCGCCAGCACAGCCTGCGTGAAAGCTTCACCCGCGCCAACGACCAAAGCAAAAAGGCTCAGGCCGCGCTGGAAGCCCTGAGCGGCCAGCGCCTGCCGCCGCCGCCGGTGGAAGTGACACGCTTCCGCCGTGCGCTGGACGATGCCGGCATTCACCACCATGTGCTGGCCGATTGCATCGACATTGCTGACGAGGCCTGGCGTGCCGCTGCTGAGGGCATGTTGCGGCCCTCACGCTGGGTGGTGGTGCTGCAAAACGCCAAGGACGAAGCACACGCTTTCGCCCTGGCCTCGCGTGAGCGCTACCGGCATTACGTGGTGGCCGAAGCTGAAAGCTTGCCCAGCTCGGTGCCGCCGGACTCGCTGCTGGCCGCGCTGAAGATCAATGCCAAGCTGCCGGCCTGGTTGCTGCGCCAGCTCGGCGCCATTCGCCGCGTGAAGGACACCGAGGCCGGCGCCAAGGCCGGCGGCGAGTGGATCACGCCCGACGCCTACTACCGCGACGGCCGTGGCGGCCGCAGCCTTTGGGTGGAGCCGCGTGAGTTCCAGTTCGGCGTCTCCGCGCTGGAATCGCGCCGCAAAGCGCTGGAAAGCGAGCTGGCCCGTTACGACGCCGAGCTGACCCGCCTGGCCAAGGAACAGGCCGAGGTGGAGCGCCAGTTCAAGGACGCGCAACGCGCCGCCCAAGGCCACAAAGCTGCCCAAGAGCTGGGTGAACGGGCGGATGAATTCGCCGCCTGCCGCGAGCGCCTGCCCGCGCTCAAGCAGGCCCGCATCGAGGCTGCTACCCGCATGTCGGCCTTGGAAGCCGAGCATGACCGCGCGCTCACTCAGCACACCCGCAGCGAACGCGATTACGAGTCCGCCCAGGCCTCGCTGAAAGCCAGCGAAGACAATGTCGGCCGTGTGCAGCGCGAGCATGGCGCCCGCCGCGCCGAATTGGCCCAGGCGGCCAAGGCCTCGAAAGTGGCGCGGGCCAACTTCCCCGCCAGCTGGGTGCAGGCGGCCACCGTGCAAGCCTTGCGCGATGAGTTTGAAAACGCCAAGCAGGCCGAAATTGCCGGCCGCCATGTGCAGGCCGAGCTGGACAATGGCGTGTGGGAAACCGACCCGCAGGTGCAAGACCGCCACGCCCGCATGAGCGTGGCCGTGCTGGAACAAACTGCCCAGCTCGACGACCGACGCGCCAGCAATGAGATGGCCCGCATCGCCGCCTTCAATGCCCGCGAGCGCTATATCGACGTGCTGCGCGCCACCGTGCGCCGCTACAAAAAGAATGTGCAGGAGCTGGGCGAGCTGGCCGGTGTGATCGCTGTGGCCGAGTTGCCGCATCTGGACAACGACGATATGGTCTTGGCGCAAGCCGGCCTGCAAGTGCGCTTCAACTTCGACGGCAAGGGTGAGGTTGGCCTCAACGACGGCGAAGCCTCGGGCGGCCAGCAGGTGCTCAAGAGCTTGATCTTGTTGGTGGGCCTGATGAAGGACGATGACAGCGCCGGCGGCTTCGTCTTCATCGACGAACCCTTTGCCCACCTGGATGTGCGCAATATTCAGCTGGTGGGTCACTTCCTGCGCTCCACCCGTGCCCAGTATTTGCTGACCACGCCCATCACCCACAACGTGGAAGTGTTTGAGCCCTCCGAGATCACCTTGGTGACCAGCAAAAAGGCGCGCGGCGAGCGCTGGGCGCCGCCCATCGCGGTCTTGGCGCGCCGGGCGGAGAAGTCGGTTTACGACTGA
- a CDS encoding DUF1294 domain-containing protein: MRFEGLLSQWDDAKGYGFITPRDGAPKLFVHIKAFALQQERPRQGMALSFEVGHDAQGKKRALKVRPFSTKAQAPKPVAARRSANHLWLVPVFAAFYLACHIAWGLRPGVWGLYMALSMATFIVYFGDKRAAARNQWRVAENTLHLLALAGGWPGALLAQHLLRHKSAKPGFRRVFWFTVVANWLLFVLICSPWLRAWWERG; this comes from the coding sequence ATGCGATTTGAAGGACTGCTGAGTCAATGGGACGATGCCAAAGGCTATGGCTTTATCACCCCCCGGGACGGTGCGCCCAAGCTCTTCGTCCATATCAAGGCCTTCGCCCTGCAGCAAGAGCGGCCCCGGCAGGGCATGGCCCTGAGTTTTGAGGTCGGCCACGATGCCCAAGGCAAGAAGCGCGCGCTCAAAGTCCGGCCCTTTTCCACCAAGGCGCAGGCGCCCAAGCCTGTAGCGGCGCGGCGCAGCGCCAATCATTTGTGGTTGGTGCCGGTTTTTGCTGCGTTTTATTTGGCCTGCCACATCGCCTGGGGCCTGCGGCCCGGCGTGTGGGGTTTGTATATGGCGCTGAGCATGGCCACTTTCATCGTCTATTTCGGTGACAAGCGAGCCGCTGCGCGTAACCAATGGCGGGTGGCGGAAAACACCTTGCATCTGCTGGCCCTGGCCGGCGGCTGGCCCGGGGCCTTGCTGGCTCAGCATCTGCTGCGGCACAAGTCCGCCAAGCCGGGCTTTCGGCGGGTTTTCTGGTTCACCGTGGTGGCCAATTGGCTCTTGTTCGTCTTGATCTGCTCGCCATGGCTGCGGGCCTGGTGGGAGCGGGGATAA